Below is a genomic region from Molothrus aeneus isolate 106 chromosome 5, BPBGC_Maene_1.0, whole genome shotgun sequence.
GTCCGGTCCTGTTCGGCGCCGCGCGGTCCCTGCAGGCGTTGTCCGGAGCCGCGGGCCGGTGCggggaggagagaaagagggagggagggcggcGAGAGCGGGGGGCGCCGCGGAGCCCCAGCCCCGCGAGTGCAGGGCCGCCAGCCGGGGGGCTTGGGACGAGTCCGGCTCTGGGTCGCGCCTCTGTGGCTCCGTGGGCAGCGTTTGAGATGCTGCCCATCggacctgctctgccctgttACTGTACAGCAGCATCTTACCTGTCTGCAcctggggcactgggatgtccagcaccacccttaaGGTAAAGAAATAATCCAGTGTGAGAAGCCTCAGTCATGCCACACTTGTCAGTAAGTGAAGTGATTGCACTCTGGCACTACACAGCGGGAAACACCATTTAGCTGAGTAGAACTCACTCAGTGATCTCAAGTATCCCAATGGCTACCATGTGGTAAGGTGGAGAAGGCTTTTGTAGAGACTCATGGTTCTAAAGGTAAGAACCACCAGGTTCTTAACTTGGCACAGGAATAGTATGGTTCTGTTGATTAACAGTAGTTTGAGCATACTCATGGATATGTCCACCGTGATTGCCTTCTGGCCTGTATTCATAAAGTGCAGTTCTCCAGTCAAGAAGCTAAGTAGGGCCACTCAGCAAGGAGCAAGCTCATTGTTTCAGTAATGTCTCCTGAATTAGATGCAATTAATGACCTGTTGTCCATGCTCAATCTGAGTCCTCCAAAATTCACACAGTTCTTGTCAGGTTCCATTTCTATTATATCAAAGATTTGTTTCAACTCCTGCTCACACACTAAGTTCATCAGGCTGGCCTTTCCTGTCCTCTACCTCGTACTTCTACCAACTGCCCTTGAGATTTTGTGCAATACAGGTAGGACTTCACAGAGTGTTGCAGCtactgaaaaaaaggagaggagagagggtaAAAGTGTTTCTTACCTTATCAGGTAATTATGATAGTAGAAAATAGAAGATCTGATGGTAGGAAATAAAGATTTGAAAGGGCATAGTCATGTGCTTTTCATTGTGGTATTTGCACAAAAACATGAAGATCTGAGGTACTGAAACAGCAGGTTGCTTCAGCTGCCCTCACTGCAGTTCCATTACCACCAGCCATAATGAACAGGAACTTTAGGGGAAGATAGACTTTCTGCATTACTTAAGGGTTGATTCACTGCCAAACGTGAAATTGCAAGAAAATATTGAGTGCCAACGctatatgaatatatattcTAAGAAGTACCCTGACCTCTAAATTGACCCCTATTTATCACAGTGTAGCAAGTTATAACTGGCTGACTGTTAGTTGTAAAAAAAGAGATGTATTTATTACAGCCTTTTGGGTAATTCATAGATGAATGTATGCAGAATTGTTCGTCAGTGCTCAGCACAATGCTTTTGGTGTGCCAAATTTGTTTCCAGTCTGAATGCTACAAAACTACTCCTAGTAAAAGTCAGTTTCAGTTGTTACTAAAACTTTTTTCTACTTTCTAGCTAGATGTTCCTGTTAGGATGACCTTTGGAATCACccattttaatatatttcagcTACAGAATAATTAAATTACTCCAAGTAAAAGGCAAAACTTAAGAAAGTTCTTAGGATAACCCagtataaattaatattttgtttcaggATTTTATTCAATTTCTGAATTGGATTTCTtacagcacaaaataaaatacattaaatcaAGGTACCAATAATGCTTCCTTCAGTCGGTCCCTTGAAGTGAGTTCATTTGTAGTGATAATTCTTGCAGATCCATagctgaaatacaaaaaaaagctTGATGGCAGCTAGGGACTGGAAGGAATTGAGCTTCATTCAGGAAATGATAAAAATCAGCTGATGAATCAGACTTTTCCTCCTAGCAGCTCTTAGCTGTAGTAAAGGAACAGTTATGGAGATTTTCTTAGTTGCTTTGCACAGCAGACAGTGCAGATGCAAAACTTGCCTTGCTTGCAGATGAGGTTATGTCCCCTTTAGTCTGATATTTTGTGAGTTTGAGCTGCATCTCCAGCATGGCTTTTAACCTGGGACCTTTCAAACAGAACTCTGCTTTCTTGCTAAGTGTAATGTGACCAGTGCATGATTTCAGTTTCCCTGCAATTTGGTGATTTATGTTTGTGGGCAATGCTTTCTTGTAACAACAGTCAGAGTGTAAAAGCCTAGTAGGCCACAGGTTAGACTGATTGACCTCAGGTTCTATATTTCAAGGCAGTATCTCAAATACACTTCCTCCAATATAGCAGCATGTAGAATATTTTAACATTCCCAACAAAGGCAGAAGAACTGTGCTAAATATAGCTATGAGTGCCAAGGCACAAGTCAGTAAAAATAACTTCATAAGAATCATGAAATTGATTGCTggaatctttttttcctcttgtgtctaataaaactttgtttttaataggaaaacatATATGATCGATCCAGGATGGCCCCAAAGACTCCCATTAAGAATGAACCTATTGATCTATCAAAGCAAAAAGGCTGCACACCGGAAGGAAATCCAATTACACCTGTTAAGATCATTGACAGACCTCAACCTGATCCCTGGACTCCTACTACTAACCTGAAGATTCTGGTTAGTGCTGCTAGTCCTGACATGAGGgacagggaaaagaagaaagagctCTTCAGACCCATAGAAAACAGTGAGCAGAGTGACACACCCGATTTGTTACAGGTGAGACTCAGAACACAATTATCCTATATTCAGTTAGGATTCAGACCTTCCTTAAGTTGCTCCTCAGATTTCTTCCAACTGGTTCTTTGCTCCCTATGGAATGGTGCAGAATTGCAAGACATTCCCCGGGACTGCTGCCTACACAGCAATGTCTGAGCAGTAGGACTTCAAAAGTAAGTGAGTTACTAGAAATTGACCTGAGATCCCCTCAAGAGCCTGAATATTACTTAAAAGGACAATGAAGGAAGTAGAGCTTAAATGTTTGATTTCCCCAACTGAAGTACTCGTGGACcacattagaaagaaaaatgccagaTCTGTTTTGAACAAGCAtccttttcaaaaataaatttgacaGTGAGAGAATATACTCTCCAAATCTTAGATCCCATCTACAACAGTCCTGCAAAGTGGTCTGCCGAAACCCtttattcccacttttccccccAGCTCCCAAACTAGTGGTCAGAAAGCAAGGTCAGGCATTAAAATTTCTACTTCACAAGACTTAAGCAATGCAGGGGTTGATTCCTGTCCTCACTTCATGAAGTCTGTCCCTAGAGAGAATGACATCAGATTGTAATATGCATCATTGCAGTTTTCTTccttcatgctttttttttttttgttccaactgctgcttttcctctcctgcttcatttcttgtGGAATATCCTTCCCTGTTGATTTCAACTACAAGACAATAGTTCTGGGTCCTTCTGCTGAGAAGCATCATTTCATAGGTACAGGTCACTCTGGAAGTGTAGTTTTTACAGCAACTGCAGTAGCAACAGTAGTGTAAAAAATTCTGCAGCTTTCATGGTCATAACAAAGCAAACAGTTCCCTAGAGATCATTCGTAACATAGTGTCCAGTAGGTAAAAAGTAGTTGATGTTTAAGGTTAGTTCATTTTACCACTCCAAGCCTGCTAAGATCACACAGCATTTTTGGAGTGGCTACTATAAAGAGTTCAATTATTTTCTAGTTAATAAAACTTTGATTTAATAATCTTCTGTACTTTGAAGGGTAACatacaaaagaaggaaaagttttaGAGTAAGAATACTGCTATTTCTATACCACATAAAACTCAGTTCTCTCAGAGCACCAGCCTGACACAAGGTAACTTACTTGCAAATAGCTAAAGACAGTTTAAGATCCCATAAGCTAGGAAACACATATTTCCACAGCTACCACCACCTTCAGCTTTTCTTTGCCAGAGGGCAAgacttcttttcccttttataaCGCAGAAGATAACCCTAGAGTTACCAGTGCAAAATAATCCTCCATCGTTCTTGTTTTGAGATAAACAAACATGCCTCTTCCTACATTCTTGCCACCACGGTTTTGCtggtttctattttttcccactGCAGGGTCAGAAAGACCACAGTCAGACCATCCTACAGAATTACTTAAGCTAACATCTTGGCTAAGTTTAAGGTTCAAAGACTGAGTAGCACCTTTTATAGTTTCTGAGCAAAGTGCCCCCACCCCTTCCCCAATCACCACTTTCTTAAAGTGATAGAGTCACTGTAAAAGTCAGCAAACAGATGTTTTGCAGGAACTTCTTGATGGCTTCTGCATCTCCTCTTTTATTTGATCCAGAAGTGTCTGAGAGCatattcttccttctttccaaaagaaataCCCTTTCCAAGTATAGTCTTGCTGTCTACTAGTCTTGGGTATTGATCttactggtttttttccttatgcaTGACCACTATTTTATGATTGCACAGATAAGAATTTTTCTGTAGCTGTCTTGTGTGATGAAATAAGAAGAGCTTGCAGTTGTGTTATCCGAGTGCTGTGTGCTTTCAAGGAgtccatgtttttattttttaattagaaaatctGATCTTAAATATTGATAATATCTGAAATAAGCCTCACTTGAGTATGTCTTGCTTTTAAAAGCTCTGCACTAAAGggttaacatttattttttaacagtaTGATATAGTAGATGACAGCACGGTTGATGAATTTGAAAAGCAGAGGCccagcagaaaacagaaaagcttaGGACTCTTGTGCCAAAAGTTTCTAGCTCGGTATCCAAATTATCCATTGTCAACAGAGAAAACTACCATTTCTTTGGATGAAGTGGCTTCAATTCTTGGTATGTATACCTGTGAAACTGGGGTAACTGATCACCTGGGGTAACCTAACAGGTGGGCCTTCCAAAGATCATATTCTAACAGACTGCTTTCAAGATCTGCCTTTCCCAGGGTCTGGATGCTCTTCTAATCATACTAATCAAGAGTTGGAAATGCCTAATATTCTTCAGTGTCTTTGTGTCTACCATTTTGAAATCTGCTTTCTGACTTTCTGCACTTTTTACTAGGCAGATCTTGCTTCTAACTGTTTACCAACTCTGTTACTTTCTTAAATATTCAATTCATTAAACACTGCAGGAGATAGGATTTACAAACCCTCTGAAGGAGGATTTATAGACAACAAATTTTgtcaaaatgaaacatttggGGAAACAATTGCAAACTGGTATGCACAGAAGATCAGTTGTGTTTACTCCTTGATGTCTGAACAGGTTTGACATCGTATCTTCCAAGATCACATGGTTCATCAAGGTTACCTTAGCTTTGAATATCACCTTGTGATGGGAAGATACTGGGAGAACTGCAAGAGTACCATGAGAAAATGTCTTGTTTTAAGTGGCTCATTTGCTGGTTCTGCTGTTAGGTTTGGTTTTAGTTGAAAGATTAAAGAACTATCTGCAAGAAGTAATAAAACTTGGGAGAGAGGACTCAGACAAAGCAATAGCAAAAATATCTGAGTCTTTGGAGAGGTTGTTTCTTAGCTAGGAAGGGCTTAACAAAATTGGACTTAAACTAAATAAATCTTGTATCTACATTTAAAACTCAGGTATCAACAAAAAAGTTGtggcaaaaatgaaatttgtctgttttgggaagaaaaggaacagGAGAATGATGTCTTCTGTAAATCTGTTAAGAAAGGCCTCAAAATACCCATTTATTTGCCTTGGTAGAGTGAATTGGAAATGGGATAGAATACAGATTAGGTaaatagataaattatttttaaattaaattctgcaGTTACTTCTTTATGTGCTTGCATGAGATGCTCATGCTCCAGCCTTGTACAGCTGAACATGAATAGCGCTTTATTCTGTGTTGGGAGTGGCATTGACTTGCTTTCCTAAATAACAGAACCTTTCTTCTAAAAGTTATTGTTGGAAATTTTACCTCCCAGAAAGGGGAAGTTTTGGTTGTCCTTCTTCCCTTGGTTTTCTCTTCCTTGCTTGTATCCATTTGCTTCAGTGACCACGAAATTACCCCCTGCTGATGTTGCTGCTCTCAATGTAACAAAAAGGTCTGTGATACAGTTTTTGCTACAAATGTATATCGCTTTGTTCACGGAAGAGATGCGGAAGGCCGCAaggggggctgtgctgctggtgcctgaCAGATACCAGAATATGTGTAACACTCTTGTTTTTCTGAATTATATTTTGTTCCAAATTCTTCACACACTTGCAAATACTCGTGGATTGTTTCACCCAATATGTGTTTTAAGTTGGTAAGTATTATGCCTAGTCTTCAAATGGGTAAACAGGTACATTATGGCCTTGCCTCTCACAGGGAGGTTTTCAAAACCTTTCACCCTAACTAGCACTTGTTCTGCTAGGCTGATGTTAACTGTTAGAAGATTTTTGGTGCAGATGCTGCCACCAGCGTATAGTACATTGTGCTACATATAAGAGCCATGCTTCAAACAGCACTGGACACAAGCACTTAGGACACTTAGTGAGCATTGCCACCAACCTGTTCATATTCAGTCCCCAACCTTGCTTATATCAGTCAGGCTGAACTCAATATTGGACATATTTCATAAATTTCCTATAGGACTTGACCCAGCCAGCACTGataatttgtttctgttgtgtttGGGAACGGTAGGTCTCATTCTACAGCACTCTGCACCTTGTGAAGCTGTTGATACCCCTTTACTTGGTACTTGCTTAGCAAGTAAAAGTAATTGTGTCACTGTAAATGTAAGTGGAGGACTGCACTTCCCCTGGTTCCTGTATGAGGGTCTTTTATCTCTATGCTGTGACAGACCCTTTTCTGCCGTTACACACAGGCTTGTGTACGGGTATGTGTCTGCTTGTTGAGGCTCTCTGTAAAGGGCCAAAGTGCTCTGAATACCCTGAGGCAGTCTGGGTAGGCTTGAGTGAATGGGGCTGGCAGACTGCAGCCAGCTCTAAACACAGTGTAGGTGCTTTGAGCTGAAGCCGTGGCTGGGCTGGAAGTTATGAAAGCGGACAAAGAGCAACACACCATGAAGCTGGCCATGCATAAGGCAGATTTTCAGTGTGCAAATATAGATGTAGCTAATAGACTGTGTCCATGTGAACACTGAAAATGTCTATTAGAGAACAACCTGTTCTCTGATTGCTTCTGCTGAACTAAGATGAGCATCTATGTCTCTTTTATCTTCTCCCCCCACTTCCCAAACAGGAGTTGAGCGGAGACGAATTTACGATATTGTTAATGTCCTGGAGTCATTGCAGCTGGTCAGTCGTGTGGCCAAGAACCAATACTGCTGGCATGGCCGGCACAACCTCAGCCAAACTCTGAAAATGCTtcaggaggcaggagagctgcagtaTGGAGAGTTAATGACCTCCCAGCACAAGGAGCAGGACTTAGAGTACAAATTTGGAGAACGGAAAAAGGAAACTATTCCAGATTCTCAAGACAGACCATTACCGGACTTTTCAGAACCGGATTGCACCTCTGGTAGGATGATTACTAAATGTGTGATGATACAAGACACAAAGTCTCTTTCTCCAGTTTACTATGTCACTTTTTCCCTTGCTTTgcctttaaattaaataataaaaagttcTCCTTTGCAAAAAGGTGCTGAATTCACCATGGAAGGTACAGAATTCTTCCTTCTATTCTGTCCCTAACATAGGTCTCAAGATGGATGTTTCTGTCTGTCCTACAGACTGGCAGGAAGTTCTGCTGAACAATCCAGTTCTTTCCCCACCTGAATCTGACAGTAAATGCTTTATCCTGTCAGAAAGAATCATCTTCATTTGTCCACTCTTTGCATGCTGCCCATATAACACGTGATGGTTTTCAGTCACAAAGTCCATTAGAGTCACAAAATTACAGTGGCACAAACTGTGTAACATTACATAAAATCAGCTTTGGAATTTCACTTTCTAAAAGCTATTTCTgcaaatttgaatttttattgcCCTTTGAAGAGAGACTCTTGTCTGCATTAATTAGTTATTTGCTGCCTTTCaattaatttctgctttctggcAAGGAAATACTTTACTTATTTTGTGTGTGAGAAACCTTCTCACTAGCTTTCTGGCTGTGATGGATGACACATGCTAAGAGCCTTGGGTATTATTTGTAACACAGCATCTGCAAACAGCAGAAAGGACAAGTCATTGCGGATTATGAGCCAAAAGTTTGTCATGCTGTTCCTTGTCTCCAAGACCAAGATAGTCACTCTGGACATCGCAGCAAAGATACTGatagaagaaacccaggatacAGTGGACCACAGCAAATTTAAAAGTAAGATGGCTAATGAGAGGCAAATCAATCCGTCAGTGAGTAAAGAAAATGGGGCATGTTTGGTCTGACAGCAAACAGACACCAGTATGTAACAGCAAAAGCGATTTGTGCATCTTTTCCTGGAATatgttctggggtttttttcattgcaaGTGCATATTTGTGAAAACAGCTTGATGTGGAAAAGAGTCAGTTTGACAATTATCTCCTGAGTTCAGCTTcagaataaagaagaaaattcattgttgttgatttctttttataCTTAAACCCTGTTTCCTGTACTGCTCTGAATGGTGTTTCAGAACTGAAGCACATTGATTAATTTAatggaattaattttctctccGGAGAAATatgttccttctcctttttaCCCCAGAAATCTTTTACAGCTGGATGGCAGGGTTTGCTTTCAGTTAGTGAGGATTAGTACTTCAATCCCTTGGATAACTTGGAGAACTTAGCATTAGTAAATAAATCTTCTGAGATAAAGACTTTAAAGACttaaaagtacttttaaaataaagtactTGCACTTCAGTCTTGAAATTCTACCCCACGTATAAGAAGAAATGTGAGGAGTTTAGCTGGAAAATATGTGGGTATCATAGTCAGCTCAAAGATGTTATTTACTAGAATCACAGAGATTTTCCTGAGCATGTtacatttttagaaattataAATATGTGTCTTCTTGTGATCAGCTGTGCACCCTTGTGCCGCTTTCCACCAGCTTCTCCTTACCCATGTGGAGGTAGCTGCCTTTCTGGGCAAGTTGCTGTAATCACTCCCTAACCTGTATCCATCCAAATGAAGTAGATGAGTTTAAACCTGAGCAGCTAAGCTATGAAGTAGCAGTGACAGTCGGGTGGGAGCTGGCATGGCAGACTTCATGGGAGGTGGCCTAAGTCCATCCCAATTTGATTTGCCCATCTCATCTATGAAAGCTATGGTGATAGTCTGGATTGAAATTAGCACATGAATATGTCCTGTATGCATTGTAAACCTGACTCTCTTATCTACTCTTGCCCTCTCTTGTTAGCAAAGGTACGAAGACTGTATGATATTGCCAATGTTCTCACCAGCCTAGGCTTGATCAAGAAAGTCCACGTCACAGAGGAGCGAGGACGCAAACCAGCTTTCAAGTGGATTGGGCCTGTGGAATTCCCTGAAAAAACTGGTAACTTGTGTagcttgcatttattttctttttgctctgaCAGTCCCTTCCCAAGTGGTAAAAGgttgttttctgtgtgtaaAGAATGGCTCAGCATTCAATGCATACCCTGCGATTTTTAATTGCTGCCAGCTCAACATTTGCCCTTGTTAGACTTTGCACCCAAGATCTGGGTCTGTGGAGGGGTGTTGAAGGATACTGTGTCTTGTAGGTATTTTTACACTGACTTAGATAACTGTATGCATAACTGTGTGAATTGTAGAGCAATAGCAGATAGCACTGACATCTTCAAATCTGGGTCCACAGCTGTTCTGGGTGGCAAAATTTTAGTAATTCCTTAATTTGTGAATGATTGACTAGTCAAGTGCAGCCAATATATATACAgtgcattattttctttgtaaggGGCCGTAACAAAGTACAGCAGGGCTGTTTCTTGCATATGGCCCCTTCTACCAAAGCTTTGTCTGCTAAGAACAAGGTGGTGGAATAGCACATCTCTGTAAGATGATGTTCCTTGGCTAGAAGCCAGAGCAAAGGGAAGCCCTTTGGCTTTGATATTTGCATCAGGACAGTGCCAGGAACAAGTAAAATGAAAGATAATGTAAATACTACTTAGTACACTTTCTCCTCCTGGCTAGCACACTGGAGTGTAGCTGCTGCTGTAGCTGCTATGGATTGGATAGGAAGGAAGCCCTTATCTTGTCTACTGGTGCTTACTGAGTTCTAGGTTTGTTGTGAGGTTTGAGATAATACAGAGGTTGCCTCTTCCCTTAACGCCAAGTTTGGTAATATGGCAGAAGCATAAATGATGAGCTGTGTTACCTGAAGGACTGTTGTACAATATTATGTCCCTACAGATGAGCTGAGAGAGCATAGCCCAACATCAGATCCTCTGCCAGAGACACAGCGAGGAGCCTGTGCCCACTACCAGACCAGTGCTACTGGAAAGCAAAGGTTTACACGTCACTCTTCATTTAGCAGTGCACAGATTTGTGAAGCAACCAGAAGGAAAGTCAGTTCTGAGCCTAACAGCCCACATCAAGAGAGGCAAGGTAACTACTAATGAAGCATGTTCTTTTCTATCCCACTGGACCTGCCCAAATGAGGACATGCACCAATCAATTTAAGGCACTTGATTGGTGAATCAGCATAATTAAATATGTGAACTATTCTTGGGAGGTACCTATATTTCTACTGTGCACATGATAATGAAACTTCTGGTTTAGAGCCTCCAGTCAAATGCCTAAAGTGCATGAGGTGAATTTGGGCCATAACTGCAACTGAatctgcagtttattttctaCAGGTAAATATTTCTGTACTAACACAACTATACTACAATTTCTTCTGTGATAGcttgattaagaaaaaaaatttagccacaaaatgcttgttttgttttatggtTCCTAACATAGTGAAATTTATCGTAACAATATAATGGATAGTTGTTAAAAAAGATAAAGTAATTACAGGGCTTTCCACAGTTCCCTCTTATAGGAAATTATGATATTGAACACATCTCCAGTGGGACTGAGAGTTCTGAGTGTCTTGCAGGTTCTGGCTCTAGGTGATTAGTGGATGTTATAAAAATGTGTCAGGACTGAAAAATTATAGCAATTATTTTATATGGCCAGTATCAAAATATGTTTGGTAAACCTGTCTGTGATTAATTGAATTCCTCTTTGTTCTTTCAGCCGGTATTGTGAATTCAGATGAAAATTGTTCCAAAATGATAAATCTAGcagctgtctgcaggcagaaaaTAGAGGAAGATACCGGGTAGGTTGGTCTTAGCTGTTGTCCAGTTGCAGCTTAGTGCTTGACATGTTTAGTTTAAGGATAGATTCCATTGATGAGATTGAGATATAAAAGTTGCCATAAAGTCTCGTTATtacaattttaatattttaatattactgGATATCAGCacggctttttgttttttcccatggttattttaCACCCATCTGTACTTGTACCGCTTTTGGTGTTTTGCTTCAGTAGTTCTTTCTGTCGTATATGTTTATATAGGTCATTCCTGCATCCTTTGACCTATTATCTGGGTAGGTTGAGCAAATTATGATTCTGTGGATGGGCATCTCTGTCTGTCATCTGTCTTCTCTACACCTATTCCAATTTGAATTCATTTGTGAATGATTGATTAGTCAAGTGCAGCCAAAAGCATTATTGGTCCATCAGAAACCTGAGAGCTCTGCTTCTGTGTTACTAGAAATGATAAAAAGTGACCCTTCTTGTAAACTGTGTAAAAATTGTTGTTTGGGGGTTGAATTTTTCCACATTTATGTCCAAATATATATCTCTCTGCTTCTAAGGATAAAATAGGGGTTTAATtttggaataaatatttttccttttttcattactatttgggttttggttttttttttttgtttgtttttcaggaatAAAGCTTATGACACCGAAACAATACTAAGTTCAGCAAAGAACTCCAACATAAGCTTACCTTTCTCCCTTCTTCCGGTTCCTGGGGACTCCGATTTTTGTGTTAACTCTTTGCCTCAGGCAGTTTTCCCTGTGGTTCAGGCAGATGTGCCAAACTTCTCACTACCAAATGGT
It encodes:
- the E2F7 gene encoding transcription factor E2F7 codes for the protein MEVSVLALRDLASARPGRRGRAEAAQKENIYDRSRMAPKTPIKNEPIDLSKQKGCTPEGNPITPVKIIDRPQPDPWTPTTNLKILVSAASPDMRDREKKKELFRPIENSEQSDTPDLLQYDIVDDSTVDEFEKQRPSRKQKSLGLLCQKFLARYPNYPLSTEKTTISLDEVASILGVERRRIYDIVNVLESLQLVSRVAKNQYCWHGRHNLSQTLKMLQEAGELQYGELMTSQHKEQDLEYKFGERKKETIPDSQDRPLPDFSEPDCTSASANSRKDKSLRIMSQKFVMLFLVSKTKIVTLDIAAKILIEETQDTVDHSKFKTKVRRLYDIANVLTSLGLIKKVHVTEERGRKPAFKWIGPVEFPEKTDELREHSPTSDPLPETQRGACAHYQTSATGKQRFTRHSSFSSAQICEATRRKVSSEPNSPHQERQAGIVNSDENCSKMINLAAVCRQKIEEDTGNKAYDTETILSSAKNSNISLPFSLLPVPGDSDFCVNSLPQAVFPVVQADVPNFSLPNGISSQASHPSMPAASKTENGKPTLVPNQPFLCFPSSSLFMLCGGLQENNVSEPLPAAGDLANRSAEAQAAAPPPACQKRSSHKCSSPSAPADDEEPAAKKQMLEQSDLPLSLVVPKKPSESPKAESSPGSGCSAAVHLETNRLDLASPAAPEVANKESTKPSDCQEQEKQSQNKDPDETPPGNEHISKENANQPFQPQYLYVQPTAGLSSFNFLFSANQAPGAISLAANKLPSLSVPCVMVPSAALASFPLVCSPSFTSPLSSVPDGSFSAAASTSFSVSSLASPTPVFISTTAVVTPKVSPAPSVDPQQPAHPALHLSPVLTRSCSAVKLDSPVCMGHPVTLLKLQQPSSAPLTPKSIRPAHHEAFFKTPGSLGDPVAWKKNEGNQTRNASSVQRRLEISSTSPD